CTTCTGCCTATTACGAAATCGATTCCGAAAGAAATGCTCGTTCTGGTAGATAAGCCTTTAATACAGTACGGCGTAGAAGAATGCATGGGAGCGGATATAACGGATATTATCATCATTACGGGTAGGGGAAAAACGGCTATAGAAGACTATTTCGACAGGTCTATAGAACATGAAATTTTACTTAAAGAAAAGGGCAAACATCATTTATTAAAGTCGGTAGATGAAATATCAAACCGCATCAGCCTTACTTATACGAGGCAAAAGGAAGCTTTGGGTCTGGGGCATGCGATTTTATGTTCGCAAAATATGGTCGGCGAAGAACCTTTCGCCGTAGTGTTGAGCGACGACATCATAGATTCCGAAGTTCCCGTCATGAAACAGATGGTCGCTATATATAAAAAATACAGATATTCCGTTTTGGCAGTTCAGCGCGTTAAAGACGAAGACGTGTCGAAATACGGAATAATCAGCGGTAAAGAAATTGAAAAAGGCTTGTACAGCGTGGAAGATTTAGTAGAAAAACCAGATATTAAAGACGCTCCTTCCAATCTTGCAATAATAGGAAGATATATATTAATGCCGGATATATTCGACTTTCTTAAAAATACCGCTCCAGGAAAAGGCGGCGAAATTCAGCTGACCGACGCCATAAAGTCTCTGCTTCAGATTCAGCCGGTTTATGCTTTGGAATTCAACGGCGACAGATACGACGGCGGCAACAAACTTGACCTTCTTAAGGCACAGATAATTTATGGTTTAAAAAACGACGAAATTAAAAAAGGTTTAATGGATTTTATTAAAAAATCGGAATGGTGCAGGAATTAAAATTATGAAATTTTTTTATGAAGATGATGATTTAAGCAAAAAAATAATAAAATTTAGAAATGAAATAGAAAAGCTTTTTCATAGTAATTTCGGTTTGTTTAACACGGAAGATTTGTCTTATTCTTTTAAAACAAATCCCGCAACATTCGCCCCCATAGATATCTATAACGACGAAAATATCCTGACCGTCGAAATCGAACTTCCAGGAATAAAAAAAGATAATATTATTATAGGTATCCACCATAACGTTCTAGTAATCAGATGGAAAGCCGAAAAGGCGGACAAAACCGAACCTGCGGTTAATTTTCACTGTTTAGAAAGAAGATTCGGCAGATTCGAGAAATTTGTTTTACTGCCAATCTCTCCCTTAAAAGAAAATACCAACGCTTCTTTATCAAACGGCGTTTTAAAAATAAGTTTCGATATGGGAGGTCTTTTCCTTAATTTTGATACTTTAATACCAGTCTCTTAAAAAATTTAGAGTAATTACGGCAAAAATATGATACAATAAATATATATATTGCCGTTAAAACTAATGGCAACACCACAGGAGATACATATGAACAATAATTATATAAACTTTTACGATTCCGAAAGTTTTTCCGAAAATTTGGGAAATAATCTCGGCGAAACGTCTATGGGAAGAGGGGAAAGCATAGAACAGCACGAACTTCCGGACGAAATTCAACTGCCTGAAGTACTTCCACTTTTACCCGTAAGAGATATAGTCCTTTTTCCGTTTATGATTATTCCTCTTTTCGTCGGAAGAGAAGCATCAATAAAAGCTGTGGACGAAGCGCTTTCAAAAGACAGGCTTATATTGCTGTCAGCGCAAAAAGACATAATCGTCGAAGAACCTTCTCAGAACGATATATACGACATAGGCGTAGTCGCAATGATTATGAAAATGCTTAAGCTTCCGGACGGAAGGGTTAAAATTTTAGTCCAGGGACTGCTTAAAGCAAAAATTGAAACGTTTGTCCAGATTAAACCTTTTTATTTAGTAAAAGCTTCTAAAATAAAAGAAGAGACCGTAACGGAAATTACGCCCGCCGTCGATGCCTTAATGAGAAACGTTAAAGAGCAGCTTGAAAAATATGTTTCGCTCGGAAGGCTCCCTTCCCAGGATATTTTAATTATACTCGAAAATATTACCAACCCCGGAAGATTAGCCGATATAGTAGCCTCCAACATGGGCTTAAAAATCGAAGAATCTCAGAAAATACTTGAAGATACCAACCAAATTGAAAGGCTTAAAAAAGTAAACGATATTCTTGCAAGAGAAATAGAAATTCTTTCAATGCAGGCCAAAATACAGTCTCAGGCGAAAGAAGAAATGACCAAAACGCAGAGAGACTATTTCTTAAGAGAACAGCTGAGGCAGATCAAACAGGAACTCGGCGAAACTGACGAAAAATCTCAGGAAATCAACGAACTGCAGGACAAAATTAAAGCGGCCAAAATGCCTGCCGAAGTTTTAAAAGAAGCGGAAAAACAACTTGCTCGGTTAGAATCTATGCATCAGGATGCCGCGGAAGCTTCGACTATTAAAACATATTTAGAATGGCTTTGCGATATTCCTTGGTCTAAAAAAACAAAAGATAATCTCGATATTAAAACCGCAAGGGAAATTTTAGACGAAGACCATTACGACCTTGAAAAAATAAAAGACAGAATCCTTGAATATTTAAGCGTAA
The window above is part of the Candidatus Acidulodesulfobacterium acidiphilum genome. Proteins encoded here:
- the galU gene encoding UTP--glucose-1-phosphate uridylyltransferase GalU, yielding LLPITKSIPKEMLVLVDKPLIQYGVEECMGADITDIIIITGRGKTAIEDYFDRSIEHEILLKEKGKHHLLKSVDEISNRISLTYTRQKEALGLGHAILCSQNMVGEEPFAVVLSDDIIDSEVPVMKQMVAIYKKYRYSVLAVQRVKDEDVSKYGIISGKEIEKGLYSVEDLVEKPDIKDAPSNLAIIGRYILMPDIFDFLKNTAPGKGGEIQLTDAIKSLLQIQPVYALEFNGDRYDGGNKLDLLKAQIIYGLKNDEIKKGLMDFIKKSEWCRN
- a CDS encoding Hsp20/alpha crystallin family protein, whose amino-acid sequence is MKFFYEDDDLSKKIIKFRNEIEKLFHSNFGLFNTEDLSYSFKTNPATFAPIDIYNDENILTVEIELPGIKKDNIIIGIHHNVLVIRWKAEKADKTEPAVNFHCLERRFGRFEKFVLLPISPLKENTNASLSNGVLKISFDMGGLFLNFDTLIPVS